Genomic segment of Microbacterium sp. BH-3-3-3:
CCACTACACGCGCGCCCGTCGTGACGGCTGGGGCGACTACGCCGGTGGCCCCGCCCCCGGGCTCTCGCTCACCACCGCCGGCTGGCTGCACCGCACCGAGATCGCGGCCATCGCGACCGACACCTGGGGCTTCGAGGTGCGACCGAACGAGTTCGACGTGCCCGCGTTCCAGCCGCTGCACCAGGTCGTCATCCCGAACATGGGCCTGACGATCGGCGAGATGTGGAACCTCGACGCGCTCGCCGAACACTGCGCCTCCGCGGGACGCTGGGAGTTCCTGCTCTCGGCGCCGCCGCTGCCGATCACCGGGGCCGTCGGATCGCCCGTGAACCCCGTCGCCCTGCTGTAATCCCCCACCCCGTCCCAGAACAGAGAGGTTCTGACATGACCGCCGTTCAGAAAGTCGCGATCGCCGGAGCCGGCGTCGCAGGCCTGGCCACCGCCATCTTCCTCAGCAAGGCCGGCGTCGAGGTCGACCTCTACGACGCCCAGCCCGCGCTGTCCACGCGCGGATCGGGCATCACGCTGCAGGGCAACGCCCTGCGCGTCTTCGACGAGCTCGGCGTGTGGGACGAGATCGCCGCAGCCGGAAAGGCGTTCGAGGGCCTCAACCTGCGCGCCCCCGGCCCCGGCGCCCCCGTCGTCGCCGCTCTCCCCGACCTGAAGACCGGTGGTCCCGACTACCCCTCCACGATGGGCATGTCGCGCCCCGACCTCGCCCGCATCCTGCTGGCCGCGGCCGAGAAGAACGGGGCGCGCGTGCACTTCGGTCAGCGCGTGACACGCGTCTCGCAGACCGACGACGGCGTCGCGATCGAGGTCGACGGCGAGCCCGCGGGCACGTTCGACCTGCTCGTCGGGGCCGACGGCCTGCACTCCGCGGTGCGCGAGATGATCGGCATCCACGTCGCGCCCGAGCAGACCGGCATGGGCATCTGGCGCACCTTCGTGTCGCTCCCGCCCGACGTCGACCGCAGCGAGCTGTACTACGGCGGACCGATGTACATCGCCGGGTACACCCCCACCGGCGACGACACGATGTACGCCTTCCTCGTCGAGGCGGCTCAAGACCGCTCCGGCGCCACGCCCGAAGAGGCCCGCCGCATCATGGTCGAGCAGTCCCGCGCGTACGACGGTCCGTGGAACCACATCCGCGCCGACATCGAGGCCGGCGCCGACGCCAACTACACGTGGTTCACTCGCCACCTCGTCGAGGCGCCGTGGAACCGCGGTCGCGCCGTCGTCATCGGCGACGCCGCGCACAGCTGCCCTCCCACGATCGCCCAGGGCGCCGCCCAGGGCCTCGAAGACGCGGCCGTGCTGAGCGAGCTCCTCGTGAACCGGGGTGCCGTCGACCAGGCGCTGTGGGACGAGTTCCACACCCGCCGCGTCGAGCGGGCCAAGGCCATCGTCGAGGCCTCGGTGCAGCTCGGGCAGTGGCAGCTCGACGGCGTCCGCGACGCCGACATGGGCGGTCTGATGTTCGGCGTCGCGCAGCTCACGGCGGCCCGCGCGTGAGCCTCACGAGCGACGGCGCCGCGAACGGCGAGATCACCGACGTCCACGCGCACCTGCTCATGCCCGGCCTGCACGCCGAGGTCGAGCGTCGCGTGCCCGACGAGGTGCAGGCCGCGGCCGACCTCGAGCGGCGGCGCAACGGCGTCGAGAGCCTGCAGGCCTCGGGCCGCATGATCGGCGAGCGCTTCCCGCGCCTCACCGACGTGGGCGCCCGCCTGGCCGCGATGGACGCGCAGGGCGTCGACCGGCAGTGGGTCAGCCCCTCTCCGAACCACTTCTACCCGTGGGCGAACGAGGGTCTCGCGACCTGGGCGAGCGGTGAGGCGAACCGCCTGATCGCCGAGCACGTCGCCGCCGCCCCCGACCGCCTCGTCGGCCTCGGCGTCGTGCCGCTGCAGCACCCGCACCTCGTCGTCGACGCGCTCGACGACGCCGTGCTCGGTCGCGGTCTCGCGGGTGTGGAGATCTCGTCGTTCGCGGGCGACGTCGAGCTCAGCGACCCGCGTCTGGAGCCTTTCTGGGCGCGCGCGGCGGAGCTGCGGGCCGTGGTGTTCCTGCACCCGTTCGGCTGCTCGCTCGACGAGCGCCTCGACCGCTTCTACCTCTCCAACACCGTCGGGCAGCCGACCGAGAACGCCGTCGCGCTGTCGCACCTGATTTTCGCGGGCGTGCTGGACCGGCATCCGGGGCTCCGACTCGTCGCCGCGCACGGCGGCGGGTACCTCCCCACCGCGATCGGGCGCTCCGACCGCGCGTGGACGGTGCGCCCCGAGGCGCACGGCTGCGCGCACGCGCCGTCGACGTACCTCTCGCGGATCTGGTTCGACACCGTCGTGCACGACGAGCGGGCGCTCCGCTGGCTCGTCGAGGTGGCGGGGGCCGACCGCGTGCTCCTCGGCAGCGACTTCCCCTTCGACATGGGTCTCGACGAGCCCGTCGCGTTCGTGCGCGGGGCGGGACTGCCCGATGAGGCCGTCCGCGCCGTGCTGGGCGAGAACGCCGCCGACCTGCTGCGCACCCGGGTGCACGCGTGAGAATCGCGCGCTGGGCCGACGGTGCCGACATCGGCGAGGGTTTCATCGAGGCCGACACCGTCGTCCCGTTTCCCGACGGCCTCCGGGTCGCCGAGGTGCTCGCTCAGGGTCTGAGCGCGCTCCCCGGGCTGTTCGCCCGTCGTGACACCGACACCGCGCGCCCCCTGGCCGAGGTGCGCCTGCTCGCCCCGCTGGTTCCGGCGTCGATCCGCGACTTCGTGGCTTTCGAGGAGCACGTCGAGGGTGTGAGCGCCTCGGTCGACGGAAAGAGCGAGGTCGTGCCCGAGTGGTACGAGGCCCCCACGTTCTACTTCACCAATCCGCACACCGTCCGCGCGACGGGCGACGTCGTGGCGATCCCCGAGACGCAGCGCCTCGACGTCGAGCTCGAGCTGGCCGCCGTCATCGGAGCGGTCCCGGGTTCGGACGGCGAGAATCTGGATACCGTCGCCGCCGCGGACCACATCTTCGGATACACCGTGATGAACGACTGGTCGGCCCGCGACCTGCAGTCGCGCGAGATGAAGGTGCGCCTGGGACCCGCGAAGGGCAAGGACTTCGCCATGACCCTCGGACCGTGGATCGTCACGGCCGACGAGCTGGAGCCCTTTCTCGACGACGAGGGCTTCCTCGCCGTGCGCGCCGAACTCTTCATCAACGGCGAACGCATCGGTCACGACCTCGTGTCGAACATGGGCTGGCCCTTTCCCGAGCTCGTCGCGTACGCCGCGCGCAACTCCGTCGTCGTCCCGGGCGACGTGCTCGGCTCGGGCACGGTCGGCAACGGGGGGTGCCTCGGCGAGCTGTGGGGCCGTCGCGGCGGCCTCGACCCCCGCCCGCTCGCACCCGGCGACGAGGTGCGCCTGGTGATCGAGGGCGTCGGCGAAGTCGTGAACGTCGTCGGCGAGCGCGTCGCGGCGCCGCCCGTACCCCGCGCCCGCGTCCGGTCGCGAGCGCGCGCGAGATGAGCCCGCGTCGCGGTGCCGCCCGGGCCCCGCACCGATGTTCGGGTGACGGGAGCCTGCGTCCGGCGCGACGAGCGCGGCGGGGTCTCCCTCTCGCGAACGGTCGGTCGCGGCCGACCCGGCGGCGATCGCGATGACGTCCGACGGCGACCCCGTCCTGCGGCTCCCCGGTCTCGCCGGCAACCTGTTCGTCGTCACCGGAGCGGCGGGTGGGCAGGGGGCCGAAGACGCGCTGACCCTCGCTCGCGCGGGCGCCGAGGTGGTCGCCGTCGACCTGGCCGCCGCGGCCCCCGATCTGCTGGCCGCCGCTCCCGCGGATTCGATCGCCTACCGGCGCCTCGACGTCTCGTCCGAGGGCGAGTGGGCATCCCTCGCGACCGCCCTGACGGGTCGTCGTGTGCGCGGGCTCGTCAACAACGCCGGAATCACCCACCGCGCGCGCATCGGCTCACTCGATCGCTCCGACTGGGATCGCGTGTTCGCCGTGAACGTCACGGGTGCGATGCTCGGCATCCAGGCCCTCCTTCCGCTGATGGATGCCGGGTCCTCGATCGTCAACATCGGCTCGGTCGCGGGACTCACCGGGCACTACACGGCGGCGTACACCGCGAGCAAGTGGGCTCTGCGGGGCCTCACGCACGCCTGCGTCACGGAGCTCGGGCCCCGCGGCATCCGGGTCAACCTCGTGCACCCGGGCTACATCCGCACCCCCATGACCGCGAGCGCCCCTCCCGCCTTCGTGGAGGCCAACGCGGCCGTGATCCCGCTCCACCGCGCGGGTGAGGTCGGTGAGGTGGCGTCGATCGTCGCCTTCCTGCTCTCGGATGCCGCGACCTTCCTCACGGGCGCCGAGATCGGTGTCGACGGCGGTCAGGCGCTGTCGGGGGCGGCCGCGTACCTCTCGGATGCGCTCCGCTCGCCGTAATGTTGAATTTCGACATAAGTCGGTTATGATGAGGGGGACGTCGGGGCTCACGCAGCCCGTTCGCCCGGTGAGGGAGCCGGAGCGGCACATACGGTCGCGTCGATCGCCCGGTCGTACGGGCGCCCCGCGAATGACT
This window contains:
- a CDS encoding FAD-dependent monooxygenase — its product is MTAVQKVAIAGAGVAGLATAIFLSKAGVEVDLYDAQPALSTRGSGITLQGNALRVFDELGVWDEIAAAGKAFEGLNLRAPGPGAPVVAALPDLKTGGPDYPSTMGMSRPDLARILLAAAEKNGARVHFGQRVTRVSQTDDGVAIEVDGEPAGTFDLLVGADGLHSAVREMIGIHVAPEQTGMGIWRTFVSLPPDVDRSELYYGGPMYIAGYTPTGDDTMYAFLVEAAQDRSGATPEEARRIMVEQSRAYDGPWNHIRADIEAGADANYTWFTRHLVEAPWNRGRAVVIGDAAHSCPPTIAQGAAQGLEDAAVLSELLVNRGAVDQALWDEFHTRRVERAKAIVEASVQLGQWQLDGVRDADMGGLMFGVAQLTAARA
- a CDS encoding amidohydrolase family protein, with protein sequence MPGLHAEVERRVPDEVQAAADLERRRNGVESLQASGRMIGERFPRLTDVGARLAAMDAQGVDRQWVSPSPNHFYPWANEGLATWASGEANRLIAEHVAAAPDRLVGLGVVPLQHPHLVVDALDDAVLGRGLAGVEISSFAGDVELSDPRLEPFWARAAELRAVVFLHPFGCSLDERLDRFYLSNTVGQPTENAVALSHLIFAGVLDRHPGLRLVAAHGGGYLPTAIGRSDRAWTVRPEAHGCAHAPSTYLSRIWFDTVVHDERALRWLVEVAGADRVLLGSDFPFDMGLDEPVAFVRGAGLPDEAVRAVLGENAADLLRTRVHA
- a CDS encoding fumarylacetoacetate hydrolase family protein, which encodes MRIARWADGADIGEGFIEADTVVPFPDGLRVAEVLAQGLSALPGLFARRDTDTARPLAEVRLLAPLVPASIRDFVAFEEHVEGVSASVDGKSEVVPEWYEAPTFYFTNPHTVRATGDVVAIPETQRLDVELELAAVIGAVPGSDGENLDTVAAADHIFGYTVMNDWSARDLQSREMKVRLGPAKGKDFAMTLGPWIVTADELEPFLDDEGFLAVRAELFINGERIGHDLVSNMGWPFPELVAYAARNSVVVPGDVLGSGTVGNGGCLGELWGRRGGLDPRPLAPGDEVRLVIEGVGEVVNVVGERVAAPPVPRARVRSRARAR
- a CDS encoding SDR family NAD(P)-dependent oxidoreductase, with the translated sequence MTSDGDPVLRLPGLAGNLFVVTGAAGGQGAEDALTLARAGAEVVAVDLAAAAPDLLAAAPADSIAYRRLDVSSEGEWASLATALTGRRVRGLVNNAGITHRARIGSLDRSDWDRVFAVNVTGAMLGIQALLPLMDAGSSIVNIGSVAGLTGHYTAAYTASKWALRGLTHACVTELGPRGIRVNLVHPGYIRTPMTASAPPAFVEANAAVIPLHRAGEVGEVASIVAFLLSDAATFLTGAEIGVDGGQALSGAAAYLSDALRSP